In the genome of Pseudomonas sp. B33.4, the window GAGACGCCATTTGCGAAAGGCTTAGGCTTGCCGCCGACAGGCTCGCCTGTGCGTCACCCGACTCTGCAGCACACACAAAATTTTCCAGCGACGCTTCAATCAACTCCACAGTCAGCGGGTATTGCTCAAGAAACCCCAGCCCACCTAGCGCTTCGGCACGCTGATAACAGAAGTTCTCGGCGCGGCTCATTCCCGGGTTCTCTGTTGCGACAAGATCCTTCTCACTGATCGACCAATCCTCAATCCCCTCAAGCACCCAGCACGCCTGACGAGAGAAGTTGAAGATTTTTACATTGCTGTTACCTGCCCTCTTATCCACCACATTGACGTGACTGTCATCGACCTCTTCGATTTCGACTCCAGGTGTCTTGCCGGGCGTGATTGCAGCCATCAGCGGGTAGGTGAACGTAGTTCCACTGACACCCGAAGTCGAAGGCTCAAAGGTACTTCGATCCTTTCCCGCCACCGGTTTCAACACTAGCGACTTGACCGTCATTGCGGTAAGACGGCGTTGTGATTCGCTGTTGGCGGAAAACGCTGTCAGGAACGGCGCGAACTCCTCCGAGGGGCAAGCGTCGCTGGTGGGAGCCGTCGAAGCGCTCTTATCGGATGCAAGCGCAGGGACAATCTTGTCCAGATACGCCGAGCGCTCGCGACTCATTCTAGCGATACACGAGTTAACGGCGAACACATGCGCCGGCATCCCAGTCTCGATCTCGAACGCCTCCAAAGGGCAGTTCGCATCGCGCAATTTCAACCACGCACGTTGCGACTCCTTGACCTTCGCCGCGTACTCCGCGCCCAACGCGGGATCGGCTCGATAGTCAGACTCAAGCCGTGCCATCAACTGCTTGTAGCTGACGTTCAACTGCGCATCAGCAGCCTTCTTCGCCGCCTCCGAACAGGGCACCATTTCCAGGCTTGAGGTGACATGGCTGCAGTCATCCTGCGCATAGGCCGCTGAAACCGGCAGTAGCACGGCCAGCAGGGTAAAAACAAAACGTTTCACGGGGTTCTTCCTTGAGTCATTCAGGCTTTGCGTTTGGTGAGTCGGGTGATGCATTGCTTCGGGATGTTCATTTCCCAGTAAGTGCTGAGCAACGCTTTACGCTTTTTGTCGACGCGCAGGTTAACGAAGCCATCGCCGCAGTCCGGCTGCAACTCTTCGAAGGTGCCGGTTTTGACTTGGTAAATGAACACCCGGTAGTAGTGGTAAGTGCCCATGCCGTCATCGAGTTGCCAGACCGCGAAATCCTGGGCGCCGTCGAAATTGAAATCGTCGAACTGCAGATAGAGTTCGTTTTCGGCTTCAAAATCGATTGTTCGCGACTCGCTGTGCGTTTCGCTTTTAACCGCGATGTTCAGCTTGGAGCCTTCGAGAACCAGCGTCGCGTCGACGCCTTTGGTTGGACTGAACGTGGTGGTTTGGGCTAACGCTGGGATCGTCCACATCAGGCCGAGCAGTGATACCGCAAGAGTTTTGAATTGCATGTACTCGCCCTACTCCCACTTGCATCCGGACTCCAGAGAGGAGTCGATGCTGGTGTTATTTCCGAAATGAAAAACCTTGCCGTTAGACCTCTTCGTGTAAGACATCGAGACGATGTGCGTCCCTTGAGACACGAACTGATAGGTTCCCGTGACGTTGCCGTTGATGACTTCAGACCAGGTTGTGGTGCTCTGCCAAGGCGCATCGGGACTGAGCATCTCGCCCTCGTAATCCGTCAGCACAATGGAAATGGGTTCGCTGGACTTGGCGTACTTGACGAAGCCACCGGACCATTTGCTGGCTTCGTCGTAGTAGGTACGGAGTTCGAACTTTACCGGGCTCGATTGGGATAGTTCGAAGCAAAGTGATTCGGTGGTGACTGCGCTTTGAGCGCCTAAAGGAAATAGCGCAAAAAAGAGAAAGAAAAGTTTGTTCATGCTCATCCAAGTCGACGCTTTCGCGCGAATGCTCTGGCTTGTCCGTTTCAACGTCTGCTCTTGTCCGGTGCCAAAGCCAATTGGCGAGCACGCTCTATCGTCGCGCGAATTAGGCAGGCATCGGACCACTCACCGAAAACTGATTTATGCAATTTCGGGTCGGCCTGGCACTCCGCATCTCGAAATTTCATCCAAGCTCTTTGAGTTTCCCTCAGTGCTTTCTGACCGCTTTCGTCCAGCCGACTCATACGATCCCGATATACAGAATTCAGCAATGCATCCGCGTCAGGAACCATCAGATCAAGAACACCATTTCCCGAGGGAAACCACTCAACGTCCGCCAATGCCTGTTCGCTCTCATTGTTCCAATTGTAGAGGCCGTTTTCTTCGATCTTCAGTGTGGCGGATCGCTGATGGTGATTCGTCGGATCGCTCTCGCTGACCTCCGAGCGATAAACAATTTCCAAATAGATAGGGTCGGTTGTGCGCTGAGGATCATTCAATAGCGTTTGCCGAACAATGGCCCGTTGCTTTTTGCTCTCCGTGATCTCTATCGAAAAGCACGGATCCGGCCCAGGACGCTCTGCGGACGCTTTCC includes:
- a CDS encoding lysozyme inhibitor LprI family protein codes for the protein MQIFRFSLIFLVSILSPVVMAEGTMIATILQADFSKDPEVRLLVRVVDVGGGSDTPSIAVRNQCLERKASAERPGPDPCFSIEITESKKQRAIVRQTLLNDPQRTTDPIYLEIVYRSEVSESDPTNHHQRSATLKIEENGLYNWNNESEQALADVEWFPSGNGVLDLMVPDADALLNSVYRDRMSRLDESGQKALRETQRAWMKFRDAECQADPKLHKSVFGEWSDACLIRATIERARQLALAPDKSRR
- a CDS encoding XAC2610-related protein — encoded protein: MQFKTLAVSLLGLMWTIPALAQTTTFSPTKGVDATLVLEGSKLNIAVKSETHSESRTIDFEAENELYLQFDDFNFDGAQDFAVWQLDDGMGTYHYYRVFIYQVKTGTFEELQPDCGDGFVNLRVDKKRKALLSTYWEMNIPKQCITRLTKRKA
- a CDS encoding lysozyme inhibitor LprI family protein encodes the protein MKRFVFTLLAVLLPVSAAYAQDDCSHVTSSLEMVPCSEAAKKAADAQLNVSYKQLMARLESDYRADPALGAEYAAKVKESQRAWLKLRDANCPLEAFEIETGMPAHVFAVNSCIARMSRERSAYLDKIVPALASDKSASTAPTSDACPSEEFAPFLTAFSANSESQRRLTAMTVKSLVLKPVAGKDRSTFEPSTSGVSGTTFTYPLMAAITPGKTPGVEIEEVDDSHVNVVDKRAGNSNVKIFNFSRQACWVLEGIEDWSISEKDLVATENPGMSRAENFCYQRAEALGGLGFLEQYPLTVELIEASLENFVCAAESGDAQASLSAASLSLSQMASQLETPKVEALFKAASKIPSGALAYATFLCSGNSTDYSGPCLHPQQAKEQVIRAITMGSTDAMNYLASTFEGGELGTKDMSRALACYQMAADKGNQLGIFNVGRLGSTGAAPIKASHCI